The Borrelia puertoricensis genome contains the following window.
ATTATGGAGTTTAGATGTGTTTTTAAATTCTAATGTAGATTTCTCTATCTTATTATCAAGTTCATTGAATTTAGTATCAATTTTGTTATCCAGGTCGGTTTTGACAGATTTAATCTCAGATTGTAAGAGAGCTTCAACTTTTTCAAGCTTAAGGTTAAAGTTACTCTCAACGGTATCTATTTTTTTATCGAGTTCATTAAATTTAGTATCAATCTTGGTGTTAAGATTATTCTCAACGGTATCTATTTTTTTATCGAGTTCATTAAATTTAGTATCTATTT
Protein-coding sequences here:
- the bdr gene encoding Bdr family repetitive protein, translating into MGLAQRVITQQMVIAELTKAGIKRDIAIDLSYRYYRNELTHKDIEFLKENFDIKLKHLEDGISSVKDELNTKIDTKFNELDKKIDTVENNLNTKIDTKFNELDKKIDTVESNFNLKLEKVEALLQSEIKSVKTDLDNKIDTKFNELDNKIEKSTLEFKNTSKLHNWMFGTIITLTLGILLALLLK